From Granulicella sp. WH15, the proteins below share one genomic window:
- a CDS encoding NAD(P)/FAD-dependent oxidoreductase, with the protein MASAQMAGVGGRVRKRVVVIGGGFGGIHAALGLAKLPVDITLVDRRNHHVFQPLLYQVALAVLSPGDIAQPIRSIMRDHKNVGVLMDEAVGFNTAANEVHLKTGSVLEYDYLVVATGSTHSYFGRDDWAALAPGLKTLEDATEIRRRVLLAFELAERQMLETGSHPPLNFVIIGGGPTGVELAGAISDIARLYMTKDFRHIDTKSAQVLILEGSPNLLTAYPPDLRQKALEQLNALGVTVRTGAHVTEVQPGYVMVGQERIDSVVTLWAAGVQASPLGKLLGAETDKRGAVLVDQYLNPKGMENVFICGDLAHFEQDGKQVPGVAQPAMQMGDYVAKRIGGLLAGKPSPQGFRYFDKGDMATIGRAAAVAKIEWPFKAHWSGFMAWLVWLVVHIFFLIGFRNRFAVFRQWAWTYLTFNDGVRLITGSQVLPGWETPEHEAGDRPAQAMDLGSPKTN; encoded by the coding sequence ATGGCATCGGCACAGATGGCAGGGGTAGGCGGGCGAGTCCGGAAGCGTGTGGTGGTCATCGGAGGCGGCTTCGGCGGAATCCACGCCGCGCTTGGTTTAGCTAAATTGCCGGTGGATATCACCCTGGTCGATCGCCGTAACCACCATGTCTTTCAGCCGTTGCTCTACCAGGTTGCGCTGGCGGTGCTCTCGCCCGGCGACATCGCGCAGCCTATCCGCTCCATCATGCGCGATCACAAGAACGTCGGCGTCCTGATGGACGAAGCCGTGGGCTTCAACACCGCAGCTAACGAGGTCCACCTCAAGACCGGCTCGGTTCTCGAGTACGACTACCTGGTGGTGGCTACCGGCTCTACGCACTCCTACTTTGGCCGAGACGACTGGGCGGCGCTGGCTCCGGGACTCAAGACGCTTGAGGACGCGACTGAGATACGGAGGAGGGTATTGCTGGCTTTTGAGCTGGCCGAGCGCCAGATGCTCGAGACGGGGAGCCATCCCCCGTTGAACTTCGTCATCATCGGCGGCGGGCCTACGGGCGTCGAGTTGGCGGGAGCCATCTCGGATATCGCCCGGCTCTACATGACCAAGGACTTTCGGCACATCGATACAAAGTCAGCGCAGGTACTGATCCTTGAAGGCTCGCCGAACCTGCTGACCGCGTACCCGCCGGACCTGCGGCAGAAGGCGCTGGAGCAACTGAACGCGCTTGGAGTCACGGTGCGCACGGGCGCGCATGTGACGGAGGTGCAGCCGGGTTACGTGATGGTCGGGCAGGAGCGAATCGACTCGGTGGTGACGCTATGGGCTGCGGGCGTGCAGGCCTCGCCGCTGGGCAAGCTGCTGGGCGCGGAGACGGACAAGCGCGGCGCGGTGCTGGTCGATCAGTACCTCAATCCCAAGGGGATGGAGAACGTCTTCATCTGCGGCGATCTGGCGCACTTCGAGCAGGACGGCAAGCAGGTTCCCGGCGTGGCGCAGCCGGCGATGCAGATGGGCGATTACGTGGCCAAGCGCATCGGCGGGCTGCTGGCGGGCAAGCCGTCGCCGCAGGGCTTTCGCTACTTCGACAAGGGCGACATGGCGACGATCGGGCGCGCTGCCGCGGTGGCGAAGATCGAGTGGCCGTTCAAGGCGCACTGGAGCGGGTTTATGGCTTGGCTGGTGTGGCTCGTCGTCCACATCTTCTTTTTGATCGGCTTCCGCAATCGGTTTGCGGTCTTTCGCCAGTGGGCCTGGACGTACCTGACGTTCAACGATGGGGTGCGTCTGATTACCGGGTCGCAGGTGCTGCCGGGGTGGGAGACGCCGGAGCATGAGGCGGGTGATCGGCCCGCGCAGGCGATGGATCTGGGATCACCTAAAACAAACTAG
- a CDS encoding glycoside hydrolase domain-containing protein, with the protein MRLPCLALIAAALLQPLAAATPPRFVGFDRNDYPGDAALPALHRQFAFAGYWLNTPPGAKQNTWLGHRRQLIAAGFGFLVLFNGRLQAEIQASHRKPEELGRADAARAIAAARSEGFPNGTILFLDQEEGGRMDPDQAGYLFGWTEAVALSTYKPGAYVSGQPVLDDPGPGTITSAQDIREKIAARHLHPISLWVAQDACPPAPGCVVTHPPALSSSGTPDIVAWQYAQSPRRKSITRACAQTYGADGNCYAEDKKLFLDLNVAASDDPSHGR; encoded by the coding sequence ATGCGTCTTCCCTGCCTCGCCCTGATCGCCGCCGCGCTGCTCCAGCCCCTCGCCGCCGCCACGCCGCCGCGCTTCGTGGGCTTCGACCGCAACGACTACCCCGGAGACGCCGCGCTGCCAGCGCTGCATCGGCAGTTCGCCTTCGCGGGCTACTGGCTGAACACGCCGCCGGGCGCGAAGCAGAACACCTGGCTCGGCCACCGCAGGCAGTTGATCGCCGCGGGCTTCGGCTTCCTGGTGCTGTTCAACGGACGGCTGCAAGCGGAGATTCAAGCGTCTCACCGCAAGCCCGAAGAGCTGGGCCGAGCAGACGCCGCCAGGGCCATTGCGGCCGCGCGCAGCGAAGGTTTTCCCAACGGCACCATCCTCTTTCTCGATCAGGAAGAAGGCGGCCGTATGGACCCGGATCAGGCGGGCTACCTCTTTGGCTGGACCGAGGCCGTCGCCCTATCGACTTACAAGCCCGGCGCTTATGTCAGCGGCCAGCCCGTGCTCGACGATCCCGGACCCGGTACCATCACCTCCGCGCAGGATATCCGCGAGAAGATCGCCGCACGCCATCTGCACCCGATCTCGCTGTGGGTCGCGCAGGACGCCTGTCCGCCCGCGCCGGGGTGCGTAGTCACTCATCCACCGGCGTTGAGCAGCAGCGGCACGCCGGATATCGTCGCGTGGCAGTATGCGCAATCGCCGCGCCGCAAGAGCATTACGCGGGCCTGCGCCCAGACCTATGGCGCGGACGGCAACTGCTATGCCGAGGATAAGAAGTTGTTTCTAGACCTGAATGTTGCCGCCTCGGATGATCCTTCGCATGGACGATAA
- a CDS encoding putative sulfate exporter family transporter, producing MATAVETPAALNRTKPSEPSKLDPKTLFFLGLLLAASGLVSPPIALVGGITFGLTLDHPFHRESSKLSKLLLQISVVAMGFGMNLAQVVHAGRSGFLYTAISITGAMVLGLVVGKLLQVAGKSSFLITAGTAICGGSAIAAVAPITEASEEEISVAMGTVFLLNSIALLIFPAIGWALHLNQNQFGLWCALAIHDTSSVVGAAARYGNQALAIGTTVKLARALWIVPVSLLTAAYMSRKSTSGKKAKVKIPWFIFLFVVASVANTYLPQFAAGSASLNHLGRTGLTATLFLIGTGLSKKTLQQVGVRPLVQGVVLWIVVATASLAAIYYGVISI from the coding sequence ATGGCTACCGCAGTCGAAACTCCCGCCGCACTCAACAGAACCAAACCCTCCGAACCCAGCAAGCTCGATCCCAAGACCCTCTTCTTCCTTGGCTTGCTGCTCGCGGCCAGTGGCCTAGTCTCGCCGCCGATTGCGCTGGTCGGCGGCATCACCTTCGGCCTCACGCTCGACCACCCCTTCCACCGCGAGTCCAGCAAGCTCTCGAAGCTGCTGCTGCAAATTTCTGTGGTTGCGATGGGCTTTGGGATGAACCTCGCGCAGGTCGTCCACGCCGGGCGCTCGGGCTTCCTCTACACGGCCATCAGCATCACCGGCGCAATGGTGCTGGGCCTCGTGGTGGGCAAGCTTCTCCAGGTCGCGGGCAAGTCTTCGTTCCTCATCACGGCGGGCACCGCCATCTGCGGCGGCTCGGCCATCGCGGCGGTCGCGCCGATCACCGAGGCGAGCGAGGAAGAGATCAGCGTCGCCATGGGCACCGTCTTTCTGCTGAACTCGATCGCGCTGCTGATCTTCCCGGCGATCGGCTGGGCGCTGCACCTGAACCAGAACCAGTTCGGCCTGTGGTGCGCGCTGGCCATTCACGACACCAGCTCGGTGGTGGGTGCGGCGGCGAGGTACGGCAACCAGGCGCTGGCCATCGGCACCACGGTCAAGCTGGCTCGCGCGCTGTGGATCGTGCCGGTCTCGCTGCTGACGGCGGCCTACATGAGCCGCAAGAGCACCTCGGGCAAGAAGGCCAAGGTGAAGATTCCGTGGTTCATCTTCCTGTTCGTCGTGGCTTCGGTGGCGAACACGTATCTGCCGCAGTTCGCGGCGGGGTCCGCGAGCCTGAACCACCTGGGCCGGACGGGGTTGACGGCGACGCTGTTCCTGATTGGGACGGGGCTGTCGAAGAAGACGTTGCAGCAGGTGGGGGTGAGGCCGCTGGTGCAGGGGGTTGTGCTGTGGATCGTGGTGGCGACAGCATCGCTGGCGGCGATCTACTACGGAGTTATCTCCATTTGA
- a CDS encoding LysR family transcriptional regulator, which yields MENFRLRVFRAVARHLNFRQAAEELFLTQPAVTQQIKALEAELAVALFDRSGGRVTLTPSGEALHPFAERLAGLAEEAREAVAATTGGNAGRLTVGASQTIGQYLLPRLIAGFLKENPRVEIGVIGGNTQAMLEALMDHQVQVALIEGPAMRRDVRVDDFMEDHMVCVAPAGHEWAGEEISVSDLATATLVTRELGSGSRRIVETALENAGLKIKNLNLGMTFDSTEGLLSAVEAGLGIAFVSRWAVRNQLALGTLRLVRVRGVELGRMFSIATVAGPDPTGLAGAFHRFVLERAEDLAPRATGRGAK from the coding sequence ATGGAAAACTTTCGCCTCCGTGTCTTCCGCGCGGTCGCCCGCCACCTCAACTTCCGCCAGGCCGCGGAGGAGCTATTCCTCACCCAGCCCGCGGTCACCCAGCAGATCAAGGCGCTCGAGGCCGAGCTGGCCGTGGCGCTCTTCGACCGCTCCGGTGGCCGGGTCACGCTCACCCCATCGGGAGAGGCCCTGCACCCCTTCGCCGAGCGGCTGGCTGGCCTTGCGGAAGAGGCACGCGAGGCCGTGGCCGCCACCACCGGGGGCAACGCCGGACGGCTCACCGTCGGGGCCTCCCAGACCATCGGCCAGTACCTGCTGCCGCGTCTCATCGCGGGCTTCCTCAAGGAGAATCCACGGGTCGAGATCGGCGTCATCGGCGGCAACACCCAGGCCATGCTCGAAGCCCTGATGGACCACCAGGTGCAGGTCGCCCTCATCGAAGGCCCAGCCATGCGGCGCGACGTCCGCGTGGATGATTTTATGGAAGACCACATGGTCTGCGTGGCTCCGGCGGGGCACGAGTGGGCCGGAGAGGAGATATCAGTGTCCGATCTAGCGACCGCGACCCTGGTCACGCGGGAGCTTGGCTCCGGCTCCCGCCGCATCGTCGAGACGGCGCTCGAGAACGCCGGGCTGAAGATCAAGAACCTCAACCTCGGCATGACCTTCGACTCCACCGAAGGTCTACTGAGCGCGGTCGAAGCGGGGCTGGGGATCGCCTTCGTCTCCCGCTGGGCGGTGCGCAATCAGCTCGCGCTCGGCACCCTGCGGCTGGTCCGCGTGCGCGGGGTAGAGCTGGGGAGGATGTTCTCCATAGCCACCGTCGCCGGGCCCGATCCCACCGGCCTCGCTGGAGCGTTTCACCGCTTTGTGCTGGAGCGAGCCGAGGATCTGGCTCCACGGGCTACAGGGCGTGGCGCTAAATGA
- a CDS encoding YfiT family bacillithiol transferase: MNESLRFPIGKFFPPETILEETRLSAIATLAELPAQLRAAVAGLDDHQLDTPYREGGWTVRQLVHHIADSHMNAFIRVRLALTEDWPTIKPYNQTAWANLADAKAPAAWSLDLTESLHARWVMMLTAIAGDESQWQRGFLHPESGRRQTVEQVTLLYAWHSRHHLAHITGLLQREGW; this comes from the coding sequence ATGAACGAGTCGTTGCGCTTCCCGATTGGAAAGTTTTTCCCGCCTGAGACCATCCTCGAAGAGACCCGCCTCAGCGCCATCGCCACATTGGCCGAGCTGCCCGCGCAGCTTCGCGCCGCCGTTGCAGGACTGGATGACCACCAGCTCGACACCCCTTATCGCGAGGGCGGCTGGACCGTCCGGCAACTGGTGCATCACATCGCCGACAGCCACATGAACGCCTTCATCCGCGTGCGTCTCGCTCTGACTGAGGACTGGCCGACGATCAAGCCCTACAACCAGACCGCGTGGGCCAACCTGGCCGATGCCAAGGCCCCAGCCGCGTGGTCTCTGGACCTGACTGAGAGCCTGCACGCCCGCTGGGTCATGATGCTGACGGCCATCGCGGGCGACGAGAGCCAGTGGCAGCGCGGCTTCCTGCATCCTGAGAGCGGTCGCCGCCAGACTGTCGAGCAGGTCACGCTGCTCTACGCCTGGCACTCGCGCCATCATCTGGCGCACATCACCGGGCTGCTCCAACGCGAGGGGTGGTAG
- a CDS encoding tRNA-dihydrouridine synthase: MQKHWDNPAEHAMPTHTRVPATFSIGNVRIAPATVLAPMAGVTDTVFRRFIKNASKFTPDASDANVDAVTSNEQSGCGLIMTEFTSADGLSRMRETKRKRYLTYYDDEHPISAQLFGSKPDTLADSARICQDAGFDIVDLNLGCPAKRVVSCNGGSGLLRDLPLIEVLFKQIRAAVTIPFTVKFRLGWNDANIVCVELAKLAEDCGLNAVALHARTREDGYSGQARWEYIGAVKDAVKIPVIGNGDILTPEDAVSMVHTTGCDAVMIGRAAPANPWIFRQIAQYTATGRYDKPTDQDRYRMIRAYFGMLLHELEEHPVITGVPGVELSDEDKRLQRNRESALREAIGKMKQFASWFTHGIPGGSTLRKQIFEAKNGDSVLDAVEAFFETRSAQPEPEPELVAASSYPFRS, from the coding sequence ATGCAGAAGCACTGGGACAATCCGGCCGAACACGCCATGCCGACGCACACCCGCGTGCCTGCAACGTTCTCCATCGGCAACGTGCGCATCGCGCCCGCGACGGTGCTGGCCCCCATGGCCGGGGTCACCGATACGGTCTTCCGCCGCTTCATCAAGAACGCGAGCAAGTTTACTCCAGACGCCAGCGACGCCAACGTTGATGCCGTAACCTCGAACGAGCAGTCCGGCTGCGGGCTGATTATGACCGAGTTCACCTCGGCCGACGGCCTCTCGCGGATGCGCGAGACCAAGCGCAAGCGCTACCTGACCTACTACGACGACGAGCACCCCATCAGCGCCCAGCTCTTCGGGTCCAAGCCCGATACGCTCGCCGACTCGGCGCGCATCTGCCAGGACGCGGGCTTCGATATCGTGGACCTGAATCTGGGCTGCCCGGCCAAGCGCGTCGTCTCGTGCAATGGCGGCTCGGGCCTGCTGCGCGACCTGCCGCTGATCGAGGTGCTCTTCAAGCAGATTCGCGCCGCCGTTACGATTCCCTTCACCGTGAAGTTCCGGCTGGGGTGGAACGACGCCAACATCGTCTGCGTGGAGCTGGCCAAGCTGGCCGAGGACTGCGGCCTGAACGCCGTGGCGCTGCACGCGCGGACGCGCGAGGACGGCTACTCCGGGCAGGCGCGCTGGGAGTACATCGGCGCGGTGAAGGATGCTGTGAAGATTCCCGTCATCGGCAACGGCGACATCCTGACGCCCGAGGACGCGGTCTCGATGGTCCACACCACCGGCTGCGACGCCGTGATGATCGGCCGCGCTGCGCCCGCGAATCCGTGGATCTTCCGCCAGATCGCGCAGTACACCGCCACGGGCCGCTACGACAAGCCCACCGACCAGGATCGCTACCGGATGATCCGGGCCTACTTCGGAATGTTGCTCCACGAGTTGGAGGAGCACCCGGTCATCACCGGGGTTCCCGGCGTCGAGCTTTCGGACGAGGACAAACGGCTGCAACGCAACCGCGAGTCCGCCCTGCGCGAGGCCATCGGCAAGATGAAGCAGTTTGCGAGCTGGTTCACCCACGGGATTCCCGGCGGCTCCACGCTGCGTAAGCAGATCTTCGAGGCGAAGAACGGCGACTCGGTGCTCGACGCCGTGGAGGCGTTCTTCGAGACACGCTCTGCGCAGCCTGAGCCAGAGCCCGAGCTGGTCGCCGCCAGCAGCTACCCCTTCCGTTCATAA
- the rpmE gene encoding 50S ribosomal protein L31: MPKAGIHPSYNEINVKCACGSVFQTRSTHKGDIVLEICSACHPFFTGKQKLIDTAGRVDRFRRKFAQSDAAKAAAAAETK; this comes from the coding sequence ATGCCAAAGGCAGGGATTCACCCGTCTTATAACGAAATCAACGTCAAGTGCGCCTGTGGTTCGGTCTTCCAGACCCGCTCGACCCACAAGGGCGACATCGTCCTTGAAATCTGCTCCGCTTGCCACCCCTTCTTCACCGGTAAGCAGAAGCTGATCGACACCGCCGGTCGCGTGGACCGCTTCCGCCGCAAGTTCGCCCAGTCGGATGCCGCCAAGGCAGCCGCTGCCGCCGAAACCAAGTAA
- a CDS encoding ATP-binding protein: MEEVCPICEGAGLRTVVRPDGERFVRDCVCRVQRRAERKLAQTRIPKRYEHCTLEDFDTDFAGATRSLQAAHLLAKKFVEGYPLETGGTGLLLTGSIGVGKTHLATGILRALVLERGVTGLFCDYRELLKQVQNSYNRQVQATELEILSPVFDADVLVLDELGASKPTDWVWDTVAHILNTRYNDRRTTIITTNYGNAAPLGTALELASGGAARAAMREETLGDRIGERMRSRLQEMCVVVEMQGKDLRQTVKRPQFG; the protein is encoded by the coding sequence ATGGAAGAGGTTTGTCCCATCTGCGAAGGAGCCGGGTTGCGCACCGTGGTGCGGCCGGATGGCGAGCGTTTTGTGCGGGATTGCGTCTGCCGGGTCCAGCGGCGTGCGGAGCGCAAGCTGGCGCAGACCCGCATCCCCAAGCGGTACGAGCATTGCACGCTCGAGGACTTCGACACGGACTTTGCCGGTGCGACCCGCTCGCTGCAGGCCGCGCATCTGCTGGCGAAGAAGTTCGTGGAGGGCTATCCGTTGGAGACCGGCGGAACGGGGCTGCTGCTGACCGGCTCGATCGGGGTGGGGAAGACGCACCTGGCCACGGGGATTCTGCGCGCGTTGGTGCTGGAGCGCGGCGTTACAGGGCTTTTCTGCGACTATCGCGAGCTTCTGAAGCAGGTGCAGAACAGCTACAACCGCCAGGTGCAGGCGACCGAGCTGGAGATTCTTTCGCCGGTCTTCGACGCTGACGTGCTGGTGCTGGACGAGCTGGGCGCGTCGAAGCCGACGGATTGGGTCTGGGATACGGTCGCGCACATCCTGAACACTCGCTACAACGACCGGCGGACGACGATCATCACCACGAACTACGGCAACGCCGCACCGCTGGGCACGGCGCTGGAGCTGGCCTCGGGCGGCGCGGCCAGAGCGGCGATGCGCGAGGAGACGCTGGGCGACCGCATCGGCGAGCGCATGAGGAGCCGGTTGCAGGAGATGTGCGTGGTGGTCGAGATGCAGGGCAAAGACCTGCGCCAGACGGTAAAGAGACCCCAATTCGGCTAG
- a CDS encoding DUF2393 family protein, whose product MSDAKMFSEPTPERGGVPVMAWGVAGVVMLLVAAVILLTSHRKPAPPAGTLLPLDPYAASLAISGIQMSESTSLSGGKTTFIDGHIKNNGAKTLTGATVQVLFKNDVQMPPQVETVPVSLIRTHEPYVDTQTLSATPLQPGEDREFRLAFEGITGNWNQQYPEIHVTGVSLR is encoded by the coding sequence ATGAGCGATGCAAAGATGTTCTCCGAGCCAACTCCCGAACGGGGCGGCGTACCAGTGATGGCCTGGGGCGTGGCCGGAGTGGTCATGCTGCTGGTAGCCGCGGTGATCCTGCTCACCAGCCACCGCAAGCCCGCGCCGCCCGCAGGCACGCTGCTGCCGCTCGATCCCTATGCGGCCAGCCTGGCGATTTCAGGCATCCAGATGAGCGAATCGACCAGCCTCTCGGGCGGCAAGACGACCTTCATCGACGGTCACATCAAAAACAACGGCGCGAAGACCCTGACCGGCGCGACCGTGCAGGTGCTCTTCAAGAACGACGTCCAGATGCCGCCCCAGGTCGAGACCGTGCCGGTGAGCCTGATCCGCACCCACGAGCCCTACGTGGATACCCAGACCCTGAGCGCTACCCCGCTCCAGCCGGGTGAGGACCGTGAGTTCCGCCTGGCGTTCGAAGGAATTACCGGCAACTGGAACCAGCAGTATCCGGAGATTCACGTCACCGGGGTATCTCTGAGGTAA
- a CDS encoding OmpA family protein, with protein sequence MMNPRKVLGLSALIVGTTFGSAFAQSAQAGQDAAAPAQSAPAASSNMSPDNTGSYATGKPLETQSKEGFWGHMNPLARKKWVHRQIDPIKDRTNELDQLQAKNANDIRDVDSRATAGINRALVAANTADTHAQDAANRANQANTLAGSASDRTNALNGTVSNLDQYQQVTATSVKFAAGRTTLGPKAKADLDEVASRLASEKGYIVEVQGYSRGGVQTSQAMADSVVRYLVTEHQVPIYRIYRTGLGKNTVATADGEKPLTNGVQVTLLHNSLATMNSGASGQQSSARGVANPPNSAITASTPQ encoded by the coding sequence ATGATGAATCCACGCAAAGTACTTGGACTCTCGGCACTGATTGTAGGAACTACCTTCGGTTCGGCGTTTGCCCAGTCGGCCCAGGCCGGTCAGGATGCCGCAGCGCCTGCGCAGAGCGCCCCGGCTGCTTCGTCCAACATGAGCCCCGATAACACGGGCAGCTACGCGACGGGCAAGCCGCTCGAGACTCAGTCGAAGGAGGGCTTCTGGGGCCACATGAACCCCCTGGCCCGTAAGAAGTGGGTTCACAGGCAGATCGATCCGATCAAGGATCGCACCAACGAGCTTGACCAGTTGCAGGCGAAGAATGCGAACGATATCCGTGACGTAGACTCGCGCGCTACCGCCGGTATCAACCGGGCGCTGGTGGCCGCCAACACGGCCGACACCCACGCGCAGGATGCCGCCAACCGCGCCAATCAGGCTAACACGCTGGCCGGCAGCGCCAGCGACCGCACCAATGCCTTGAACGGCACGGTGAGCAATCTGGACCAGTACCAGCAGGTGACGGCGACGTCGGTGAAGTTCGCCGCGGGTCGTACCACCCTGGGACCGAAGGCGAAGGCCGATCTGGACGAGGTTGCGTCCCGGCTGGCGTCTGAAAAGGGCTACATCGTCGAGGTGCAGGGCTACTCGCGCGGCGGCGTGCAGACGTCGCAGGCGATGGCGGACTCGGTGGTCCGCTATCTCGTGACCGAGCACCAGGTGCCGATCTACCGGATCTATCGCACGGGTCTCGGCAAGAACACGGTCGCGACCGCGGACGGCGAGAAGCCGTTGACCAACGGAGTGCAGGTGACGCTGCTGCATAACAGCCTCGCCACCATGAACAGCGGCGCTTCGGGCCAGCAAAGCTCGGCACGCGGCGTTGCGAATCCGCCGAACTCGGCGATTACCGCGAGCACGCCCCAGTAA